Proteins from a single region of Lampris incognitus isolate fLamInc1 chromosome 16, fLamInc1.hap2, whole genome shotgun sequence:
- the nrd1a gene encoding nardilysin, with protein MPQTNKFRNASAAHSANPVPGGTPEDPETTRMELQEAGDAGGGGGEDNVGDSDIIKSPSDPKQYRYIELDNGLQALLISDYSGPAASADEDSDGEEEGEEGEEEEESDSGGGTGDESDEGDEEKDSDFEEEDEDEGKKRKGHSEKQSAAALCVGVGSFSDPSDLPGLAHFLEHMVFMGSEKYPSENGFDAFLKKHGGSDNASTDCERTIFQFDVQRKRFREALDRWAQFFICPLMIRDAIDREVEAVDSEYQLAKPSDSHRKEMLFGSLAKPGHPMGKFCWGNAQTLKQEPRKKKINVYKRLRAFWKRHYSAHYMTLAVQSKEKLDTLEEWVREVFSKVPNNGEPKPDFSDMPDPFDTPAFNKLYRVVPVRKVHALTITWALPPQEKHYRVKPLHYISWLIGHEGAGSILSVLRKKCWALALFGGNSETGFDQNTTYSIFSISITLTDEGFQNFYQVIHLVFQYLKMLQTLGPQQRIYEEIQKIEANEFHYQEQTDPIEYVEDICENMQLFPKEDFLTGDQLMFEFKPEVISEALSLLTPDKANLMLLSPEHEGHCPLREKWFGTHYSMEDIQQEWREQWTGNLGPNNDLHLPAENKFIATDFTLKPPDCPDTEFPVRIANSDRGCVWYKRDNKFHIPKAYVRFHLISPVIQQSAKNVVLFDLLVNVLGHNLAEPAYEADVAQLEYKLVAGEHGLVIKVKGFNHKLPLLLHLIIDYLAEFSASPDVFSMFSEQLKKTYFNILIKPEKLGKDVRLLILENSRWSMVEKYQALMAGLTVNELMEFSRTFKAQLYAEGLVQGNFTNTESVQFLQYVTDKLQFSKLPTEVPVLFRVVELPLKHHLCKVKSLNKGDANSEVTVYCQSGPKNLREYALMELLVMHMEEPCFDFLRTKETLGYHVYPTCRNTSGILGFSVTVETQATKFNTETVELKIEEFLASFGEKLDALTEDAFNTQVTALVKLKECEDTHLGEEVDRNWAEVVTQQYVFERLNREIEALKQMTKAELVSWFQIHRGEESRKLSVHVVGFGVEENDDESGRKKTEEQEVEEEELCSSAYGEVSKLTFLPASPKMANATAIMDIPAFTQSLPLFPYHKILK; from the exons ATGCCGCAGACCAACAAATTCAGAAACGCCTCGGCGGCTCATTCTGCAAACCCGGTACCAGGAGGGACGCCGGAGGATCCTGAAACCACCCGGATGGAGCTCCAAGAAGCAGGGGAtgcagggggaggaggaggagaggacaaTGTTGGCGACAGCGACATCATCAAGTCACCCAGTGACCCCAAACAGTACAG GTATATTGAGCTGGACAATGGGCTGCAAGCTCTGCTTATCTCAGACTACAGCGGTCCGGCAGCATCAGCAGATGAGGATTCAGATGGAGAAGAGGAGGGTGAGgagggtgaggaagaggaggagagcgactctggaggggggactggggacgAGTCCGATGAGGGTGACGAAGAAAAAGATAGCGACTTCGAAGAGGAAGATGAGGACGAAGGGAAGAAGAGGAAAGGACACTCAGAAAAGCAG TCTGCAGCGGCGCTGTGTGTTGGAGTCGGCAGCTTCAGTGACCCCAGTGACCTTCCTGGCCTCGCTCATTTCCTGGAACATA TGGTGTTCATGGGTAGTGAGAAATACCCATCAGAAAATGGTTTTGATGCTTTCCTAAAGAAGCATGGAGGGAGTGACAATGCCTCCACAGATTGCGAGAGGACCATCTTCCAGTTCGATGTCCAGAGGAAGCGCTTTAGAGAAGCTCTGGACAG GTGGGCTCAGTTCTTCATCTGCCCCCTGATGATCAGAGATGCCATCGACAGGGAGGTAGAGGCTGTTGATAGTG AGTACCAGCTGGCTAAGCCATCAGATTCCCACAGGAAGGAGATGCTGTTTGGCAGTCTGGCCAAACCGGGACACCCTATGGGCAAATTCTGCTGGG GAAATGCCCAGACACTTAAACAGGAGCCAAGGAAGAAGAAGATCAATGTGTACAAGCGACTGCGTGCTTTCTGGAAGAGACACTACTCCGCTCATTACATGACTCTGGCTGTGCAGTCTAAAG AAAAGCTGGACACTCTGGAGGAGTGGGTGAGAGAGGTTTTCAGTAAAGTGCCAAACAA TGGCGAGCCCAAGCCAGACTTCTCTGATATGCCGGATCCTTTTGACACACCAGCCTTCAACAAGCTGTACAGAG TGGTCCCGGTGAGGAAAGTTCATGCTTTGACTATCACTTGGGCACTCCCCCCTCAGGAGAAACACTACAG AGTGAAGCCTCTCCACTACATCTCGTGGCTGATCGGCCACGAAGGCGCAGGCAGCATCCTCTCGGTGCTCAGGAAGAA GTGCTGGGCCCTGGCCCTCTTTGGAGGTAACAGTGAGACGGGCTTCGACCAGAACACCACGTACTCCATCTTTTCCATCTCCATCACCCTCACTGACGAAGGTTTCCAAAACTTCTACCAG GTAATCCACCTTGTGTTCCAATACCTCAAGATGCTGCAGACCCTTGGGCCACAGCAAAG AATATATGAAGAGATTCAGAAGATTGAAGCCAATGAGTTTCATTATCAGGAGCAG ACTGATCCTATAGAGTATGTGGAGGACATATGTGAGAACATGCAGTTGTTCCCTAAAGAAGACTTCCTGACAGGAGACCAGCTGATGTTTGAGTTCAAACCAGAG GTGATCAGTGAGGCTTTGTCCCTCCTAACCCCGGACAAAGCCAATTTGATGCTGCTGTCACCAGAACATGAGGGCCACTGTCCCCTGCGGGAGAAGTGGTTTGGCACACACTATAGCATGGAGG ACATCCAGCAAGAGTGGAGGGAGCAGTGGACGGGAAACTTGGGGCCAAACAACGATCTGCACCTCCCTGCTGAGAACAAGTTCATTG ccACCGACTTCACCCTGAAGCCACCTGACTGCCCAGACACTGAGTTTCCTGTCAGGATAGCTAACAGCGACAGAGGCTGCGTCTGGTACAAGAGGGACAACAAATTCCATATCCCTaaag CTTACGTCAGATTCCATTTGATCTCGCCTGTAATTCAGCAGTCTGCTAAGAA TGTCGTGTTGTTTGACCTGCTGGTGAACGTCCTGGGCCATAACCTGGCAGAGCCAGCATACGAGGCGGACGTAGCCCAACTTGAGTACAAACTGGTGGCTGGGGAGCATGGCCTGGTCATCAAGGTCAAAGGATTCAACCACAAACTACCC TTGCTGCTTCACCTGATTATTGACTACCTGGCAGAGTTCTCAGCCTCCCCTGACGTCTTCAGCATGTTCTCCGAGCAGCTGAAGAAAACTTACTTTAACATCCTCATCAAACCCGAGAAGCTCGGCAA ggatgTACGTCTGTTGATCTTAGAGAACTCTCGCTGGTCCATGGTGGAGAAGTACCAGGCTCTGATGGCAGGTCTGACTGTGAATGAGCTGATGGAGTTTAGTCGGACCTTCAAGGCTCAGCTCTACGCAGAGGGACTGGTGCAGGGCAACTTCACCAACACT gAGTCAGTGCAGTTCCTGCAGTATGTAACAGA TAAGCTGCAGTTCTCCAAGCTGCCAACGGAGGTGCCTGTGCTGTTCAGAGTGGTGGAGCTCCCCCTGAAACACCACCTCTGTAAGGTCAAATCACTCAACAAGGGAGATGCCAACTCTGAGGTCACTGTTTActgccag TCTGGCCCCAAAAACCTGCGGGAATACGCACTGATGGAGCTACTGGTG ATGCACATGGAGGAGCCCTGCTTTGACTTCCTCAGGACCAAAGAGACTCTGGG GTACCATGTCTACCCTACCTGCAGGAACACCTCCGGCATTTTGGGCTTCTCCGTCACAGTGGAAACGCAGGCCACCAAATTCAA TACCGAGACGGTGGAGCTAAAGATTGAAGAGTTTCTGGCTTCTTTCGGGGAGAAGCTGGATGCGCTTACTGAAGACGCCTTTAATACACAG GTGACTGCTCTAGTGAAGCTGAAGGAGTGTGAGGACACACACCTTGGGGAGGAGGTGGACAGGAACTGGGCAGAGGTGGTCACACAGCAGTATGTCTTTGAAAGGCTCAACCGAGAG ATCGAGGCTCTTAAGCAGATGACCAAGGCTGAGCTGGTGTCCTGGTTCCAAAtccacagaggagaggagagccgcAAACTCAGCGTACAT GTGGTGGGTTTTGGTGTTGAAGAGAACGATGACGAAAGCGGCCGTAAGAAAACAGAAGAGCAGGAAGTCGAAGAGGAGGAGTTGTGCAGCTCTGCCTATGGCGAAGTGTCCAAACTCACCTTCCTACCTGCCTCGCCCAAGATGGCCAATGCCACCGCCATCATGGATATTCCTGCTTTCACTCAAAGCCTCCCCCTTTTCCCCTACCACAAGATCCTCAAATAA